CGGATATGATTATATGGAtggtgattatgattatgatacttaGATGGTGATGGGTGATGATAATTAAGATGATGATATTAGTGATAGGTCATGATAATGATGATCCTTATGATGGGTGATGATGAGTACGATTATGTATGATGATGAACGATTGTATACAATtattgtaatgacccgaacttttccatgtttatatatattaattgagattgatatttacatgattaaatgtttccaacatgttaagcaatcaaacttgttaagacttgattaattgaaatatgtttcatatagacaattgaccacccaagttgaccggcgattcacgaacgttaaaacttgtaaaaacgacatgacgatatatatatggatatacatatggttaacatgagattatgataagtaagtatctccataagtatattaacaatgagttatatacatataaataagactactaacttaaggatttcgaaacgagacatatatgtaacgattatcgttgtaacgacatttaaatgtatatatatcatattaagatatattaatatatcataataacatgataatataataatttaacatctattatatataataaacaacgggttaacaacattaattgagatcgttaacttaaaggtttcaaaacaacacttacatgtaacgactaacgatgacttaacgactcagttaaaatgtatatacatgtagtgtatttagatgtattaaaatacttttggaagacttcaagacatatatcaaaacactcatacttaacgaaaatggttacagttactttcccattcttttctttcatcaagaattcttgtcgtattcttacccgtattatacacagcttcaaaacgtacttactatgggtatataccaataggaactagcatgggattccactcttgattatgtcatgtatgactaatcaattttaacttctaccatgagctagtcaactaactagaactccttttaaccccactcaccactcaccaattaccactcatcattcactccatttcacttccaattctctttctaattctctctcaacacacacacactattatgaacgtatttttccagtagttaatcatcatcttcatcaaaaatcacttcaagaaacaAGCtacaatcatcataggaagaacacttcaagaacacttcaaaaatcccttcaagttactaatttacttccaagctttctaatccattccaagtaatcatctaagatcaagaaacctttgttatatacagtaggttatctttcttattcaaggtaatattcatattcaaactttgattcaatttctataactataaactatcttaattcgagtaaaaatcttacttgaacttgtttttgtgtcatgatcctacttcaagaactttcaagccatccaagatcctttgaagctagatcatttcttgtcacttctagtaggtttacctactaaacttgaggtagtaatgatgttcataacatcattcgattcatatatataaaactatcttattcgaaggtttaaactcgtaatcactagaacatagtttagttaattctaaacttgttcgcaaacaaaagttaatccttctaacttgacttttaaaattaactaaacacatgttatatatctatatgatatgctaacttaatgatttaaaacctggaaacacgaaaaacaccgtaaaaccggatttacgccgtcgtagtaacactgcgggctgttttgggttagttaattaaaaactatgataaactttgatttaaaagttgttattctgagaaaataatttttattatgaacatgaaactatatccaaaaattatggttaaactcaaagtggaagtatgttttctaaaatggtcatctagacgtcgttctttcgactgaaatgactacctttacaaaaatgacttgtaacttatttttccgactataaacctatactttttctgtttatattcataaaatagagttcaatatgaaaccatagcaatttgattcactcaaaacggatttaaaatgaagaagttatgggtaaaacaagattggataatttttctcattttagctacgtgaaaattggtaacaaatctattccaaccataacttaatcaacttgtattgtatattatgtaatcttgagataccatagacacgtataaaatgtttcgacctatcatgtcgacacatctatatatatttcggaacaaccatagacaatctatatgtgaatgttggagttagctatacagggttgaggttgattccaaaatatatatagtttgagttgtgatcaatactgagatacgtatacactgggtcgtggattgattcaagataatatttatcgatttatttctgtacatctaactgtggacaactagttgtaggttactaacgaggacaactgacttaataaacttaaaacatcaaaatatattaaaagtgttgtaaatatattttgaacatactttgatatatatgtatatattgttataggttcgtgaatcaaccagtggccaagtcttacttcccgacgaagtaaaaatctgtgaaagtgagttatagtcccacttttaaaatctaatatttttgggatgagaatacatgcaggtttataaatgatttacaaaatagacacaagtacgtgaaactacattctatggttgaattatcgaaatcgaatatgcccctttttattaagtctggtaatctaagaattagggaacagacaccctaattgacgcgaatcctaaagatagatctattgggcctaacaaaccccatccaaagtaccggatgctttagtacttcgaaatttatatcatatccgaagggtgtcccggaatgatggggatattcttatatatgcatcttgttaatgtcggttaccaggtcttcaccatatgaatgacttttatctctatgtatgggatgtgtattgaaatatgaaatcttgtggtctattattatgatttgatatatataggttaaacctataactcaccaacatttttgttgacgttttaagcatgtttattctcaggtgattattaagagcttccgctatcgcatacttaaataaggacgagatttggagtccatgcttgtatgatattatgtaaaaactgcattcaagaaacttattttgttgtaacatatttgtattgtaaaccattatgtaatggtcgtgtgtaaacaggatattttagattatcattagttgataatctacgtaaagctttttaaacctttattgatgaaataaacgttatggtttgttttaaaatgaatgtagtctttgaaaaacgtctcatatagaggtcaaaacctcgcaacaaaatcaattaatatggaacgtttttaatcaataagaacgggacatttcagttatgatgttaatattgatattgatattgagatTAATATTGAGATTAATATTgagattgatattgatattgatattgatattgatattgatattgatatgaaTATTGATCGGGTTGTTATACGATGAGATGCGATAGTAATGATGGTATTTAGCGAAATGATGTGATGATGATGAATTAATGATAAATGGATTAACTAAAATTAATATGTGATATTCATCGGAAAAACAGAAATGGTTGAATGGCTGAAAGTGTTATCGGGTTAgctggatgtcgcgggttcaaacccggaattgggcatttttttaagggctagttctatgaggtagtttacttattacccattattattattattattattattattattattattattattattattattattattattattattattattattattattattattattattattattattattattgttattattattattattattattatatattatcattattattaaaattaatattattattaaaaatatcattattagtattaacattattattaatattttatcattttgaatattattactatcattattattacttttaccaatacaactatactattattattatcaataataatattaataatattattattttttcaatAAAGTTTagttacctaaaatatacttaataaaattatattttataaattaattatttaaagtatataaaataaatatatttacacatgaattactaaaataacagttatattaataataatacataaattatttgacttcaattatatgtgttaatatatacataaatgatataggttcgtgaatccgaggccatccctgcattgttcagtatcgtcgtatgcatatttttactacaaaatatcgtatcgtgagttcatttgattcccttttactctctacatttttgggactgagaatacatgcgctacttttacaactgctttattaaatgcttttgaaatacattttgaactgcgaatacatgaaatgcttttataaatgtttgacgagatagacacaagcaaaacattcctcgaatgaattatgtggacgtgataattgccaccattgagttatgtggacgtgataattgccacaattgataggaatatttttcccctgattattattgcttggtaacctaagaattagggaacatcactaattttgagaattagtgcacgcctaattgaagcgaatcccaaaggtagctaccgggtttaacacccccacccagaattttcactagacggaagggctagtgggcatgtgtttagtacttcgaagtttatataattattatacagacgagatgttctgttttggggatattattatgctcattatatgttaaggtcggttaccaagccaagctatgaaagaaatgaaaagtgaatgttatgtatcgacagaatgattttatacacaggttatgtgtatgttatttttttgcacgagatatgtgtacagttactaagatttatgaaagatgattcgtacacgagaaaggtgtactgtatttaaaagatatcgtatgtacattacaggtgggtataggattcgggcccatttgtaccatgaaggatttaaatcttgtggtctattaaaatgatgaattttattgttttatgataaacttatgaactcactaaccttttggttgacactttaaagcatgtttattctcaggtataaaagaaatcttttgctgtgcatttgctcatattacatggagtcattcatggcatatagaggtcagaacctcgcaatgggaccaactgttgaagacttcgttcagatggattaggacgggtcattacatttGCAATCCATTTTCACTTTGGATCATGCCCTCCACCTTGGTTCACTAAATAGGCTAgattttggtcaattttacaccaatttGTGCTTTTAGCCTTGAATCGATACTTTTGCACAAATAACCATCTTTTGGGCCTAATGATCCACACAACCGAATGTAATGAGGTAGATATTGTGAGGTAAAACTTGTATAATTCGAGCAATATCACTACCCTTGCTTGCTTAATATAAATATTCATCGTCTCACGAATTTCCTTAAGATTTGTACGTTTAGAAAATTTAGCAAGGTAGAGTGCCTCCAGCTCATCATCAGAGAGATATTGAAAACCATAAGTATTGGATGTTCGAGAAGGTGACCCagatggtgaaacaacagtgtaactagGTGGAGGTGGAAGAATTGACAAGAATGGAGCCACCGCAGATGGTGTCAATGATGCCGGTGAAAGTGTTTGATTTGTCGTGAGGGTAGGTTAGGATAAACGTGTGGtaatattcttatatgtagggtgatacgtactactagtcagattgtTCCCTTCTAATGGTGGTTGGTTAACAACCGGAGTTGTAACCAGAGTAGAAGAACTACCCGTCATTTTAGCTCTCGTAGAGATATTagtatccccgactcctgaagtcatcaatatatcatgaggtgacacatctctttcagttaaagactcaacACCTAGAAGATATTTATATAGAGATCGTGAAGGCCGCGCAAAAGATTAATGGAATGATTATATTTCTGACACTTGTACATTTCCAGAAGATTATTTTCGTAGACGTTATTGAATGCGTAAACCTTTATTTCTTCGTATATGTCAAGGTATAATGAATTTTTCCCAAACTCCGATTCCCGAGTATTTTACTTATTTTCATCAAAGACGTGATGCTTGTGGACTACTTGGTTTTAATATTGTTCAAAAAGTAACATCAGCCATATGTCAACTAGCGTATACTGCGATGACCAATCTTGTTGATGAGTATTTGCATATGGGTGAACAAACCTCATATGATTGTTTAAACAAATTTTGCAAATGTATTTTTCACTTGTACGCAACCGAATATTTGAGAAAACCAACTGCACAAGATGTGCAACATTTGACCACTAAACATGCTCAAATACATGGATTTCTGGGGATGTTAGGAAGCATCAATTGTATACATTGGAGATGGAGAAATTGTACGGCACGTTGGAGAGGTCATTATACACGAGGTGCCAATGGTTACTCGTCAATTATGCTTGAAGCGGTAGCATCGTATGATGGATGCTTTTGACACACTTTTTTTGGTACCGCAGGATCAAATAATGATATGAATTTACTTAATCTATCTGATTTGTTTAGCGACTTATTAGCCGGCGAAGCTCCACCGTGCACGTTTACGGTTAACGGGTGTACGTTTGATAAGGGTTATTATTTGGCGGATGGAATTTACCTGGAATGGTCCACACTGGTTAAGTCGTTCAGAAAATCGATTGATCCAAAATAATAAAAATTCAAAAGTATCAAGAATCGGTAAGAAAAGATATTGAATGAGCATTTATAATACAACATGGTTGATGGACCATTATTCAACATCCGGCAAGACCGTATTATATTCGCAAAATTAGAAGGATTATGTTAACATGTGTGATATTAAACAATTTGATAACTGAGGACAACGACCGTGCATTTTTTGGACTTGAAGAGAATTATCGTCCGATTCGACGTGCACGAGGAACATTCCAAGAAAGGGTTGATGCACATATGCGAGCGAACGCAGAATTAAGAGATGTAGGCATTCATTGACTACTACGAGATATGCTTGTAGAACACGTGTATAATCTTCCACCTCATTATCGAATTTGACATGATCCAACAAGAAATCCAAACAATCAAGATGAGGCATGACCTTCACA
This genomic stretch from Rutidosis leptorrhynchoides isolate AG116_Rl617_1_P2 chromosome 11, CSIRO_AGI_Rlap_v1, whole genome shotgun sequence harbors:
- the LOC139875555 gene encoding uncharacterized protein encodes the protein MNFSQTPIPEYFTYFHQRRDACGLLGFNIVQKVTSAICQLAYTAMTNLVDEYLHMGEQTSYDCLNKFCKCIFHLYATEYLRKPTAQDVQHLTTKHAQIHGFLGMLGSINCIHWRWRNCTARWRGHYTRGSNNDMNLLNLSDLFSDLLAGEAPPCTFTVNGCTFDKGYYLADGIYLEWSTLVKSFRKSIDPK